The window ATCTTTGGACAGGTGAGCCAGCACCCTCAACTCCAGCTGGGAGTAATCCACCGCCAACATCATCCCGCCTGCAGCAAAACGAGGCCGTGCGCAGCAAAATGTGAGACGTGGggaaattgtgtgtgaaaagGCAAAACGCGTACACTAAAATGCATCATGGACCACCTGAGAAGGTTACGAAAGCGTGTCTCATGCTGACGGAGAAAGATGGGCCACGATTGGCAGCCTCGCTGTTGGGAACCGACGGGGCCAAAGAACGTCTCTTCTTCCTGCAACATAAAAAGCTTGATTCTTGCAAAATGTACTCACAAAGTACTCACATCTCTGTCATGCTTTCTACATAcagtgaaaacagcagaggccccaggattgaaccttgtggaacaccatatgacagTCGGGCAGAGCAACCAAGGCTAACACAAAAAGTATGTACTAAGTATGATACGGTACAGTTAATCCCTCTCTCAGACAGTGTCAATTACaactacagggatgtgatttgaccaaagtgaaattatctgaaaatttagccgggggtctgggggccgctggtacccagctaggtccagggcagtgccctggtggggggacaaggggggcgcagccccccggagctcatgggttttccgtgtttttaagtactttcaatgcactcacatgacaaagaaatagacaaaacaacagcataaattttcaatgtatattgaactatcccatataaaatggcagttttagtcaactcaaaatcagtcacattccaaaacattggactgcctttgcttttaaaaactatcactgagaatatcatcatatctaactaatgtgattactaagttaacacataaataatgttgaagagttcaaatttcatgaacaaataattgtatcatgaccaaatgaaaagtaactcatattagagcataccacaaatgtctttgttatagcagaagatgttatctgtcggagtcatgtgcatacacaatgaagtacaaaaaaaaaaaaaaaaaaaaatcagatttttttttttgggggggggataaaaaaaagcggaattccgcgaattagcggaaaaatcacatccctgcaactATCATTGTTTGTACGGTAAACTCATGTCTACCGTCCACCGTCTATCAAAGCAGTGTTGACGTACCCATGCTTGCCCTTGTAGCGGCCATCTTGTAAAGGTGGGCTCTCTCCCACCACAGTGGGCATGTCAATGTCAAAGTCTTTGGGGACGTTCTGTATGTTAGGCTCTGTAAAACTCACTCGACCTAACGcaatacaagaaaaataaatacaaatacagacGCATATGAATATTTTCGATGACCGTCTGCATGCAGTGGCCTAGATGTGCACCTGTAGCCGTGTGTGTCTGGGCTATGGGGTAAATTCTATCCATGGCCAGTGTAGCGTGATACTGCTTCTCCCTCTGCAGCGGGAACACCACTTTAGTCAAAgcgttggtgatcctcctccaCTCCAGAATCGCGCCTGGGAGCGGATGCAGAGGACGTAGCTTCTCTAGAACATCCTGACAACAGCACTTTAGTTTAGAGCAGGGATGGGAAACTCCAGTCCACGaggtctgttttccatgtttccctcctccaacacagctcattcaaatgatcagctcatcagcaagtaaGAATGATCCTGACTAGCTctggggggctggggggggtgTTAGTCGACTAATTTCGAtaagtcaactttaaatatagGTTTACTGAAGATGTCTGCCTCAAAGCTCCGCCAGAAACATGTTTGCCATGTTTCTAGAGACCTTTTTTGCAGACGCACGCAGTGGACAGGAACTACTACGCGTCATGTCAAAactgtgtgaactaaatggtggttagtgtttgtttaccttaaattgCAATTGCCAGTGccctaatgctaatcgcgattgctaaccgtttagcataggctaattttgttggtgtttaatactGATCATGCGCAGAAGATgataaataatttgtaattatatccactcaattcaactcatgtaaatataatgatgtatgtgtgaactaaatggtggtagtttgtttattttaagtgtaatcactagcgtgctaatgctaatcgcgattgctaaccgtctagcataggctaattttgttggtgtttaatactGATCATGCGCAGAAGATgataaataatttgtaattatatccactcaattcaactcatgtaaatataatgatgtatgtgtgaactaaatggtggtAGTTTGTTTATCTTAAGTGTAATCActagcgtgctaatgctaatcgcgattgctaaccgtttagcataggctaattttgttggtgtttaatactGATCATGCGCAGAAGATGATGAATAATTTGTAattatatccactcaattcaactcatgtaaatataatgatgtatgtgtgaactaaatggtggtagtttgtttattttaagtgtaatcactagcgtgctaatgctaatcgcgattgctaaccgtttagcataggctaattttgttggtgtttaatactGATCATGCGCAGAAGATgataaataatttgtaattatatccactcaattcaactcatgtaaataaaatgatgtatgtgtgaactaaatggtggtAGTTTGTTTATCTTAAGTGTAATCActagcgtgctaatgctaatcgcgattgctaaccatttagcataggctaattttgttggtgtttaatactGATCATGCGCAGAAGATgataaataatttgtaattatatccactcaattcaactcatgtaaatataatgatgtatgtgtgaactaaatggtggtagtttgtttattttaagtgtaatcactagcgtgctaatgctaatcgcgattgctaaccgtctagcataggctaattttgttggtgtttaatactGATCATGCGCAGAAGATgataaataatttgtaattatatccactcaattcaactcatgtaaatataatgatgtatgtATGAACTAAATGGTgatagtttgtttattttaagtgtaatcactagcgtgctaatgctaatcgcgattgctaaccgtttagcataggctaattttgttggtgtttaatactGATCATGCGCAGAAGATgataaataatttgtaattatatccactcaattcaactcatgtaaatataatgatgtatgtgtgaactaaatggtggtagtttgtttattttaagtgtaatcactagcgtgctaatgctaatcgcgattgctaaccgtttagaataggctaattttgttgatgTTTAATAATGCTTATGCacagaagataataaataattagtaACGTATTTATATCCACGCCATTCAACTCACATTGAAActtaaaggagaaaaaaaatgtgtagagGGTGGGGGGATTATTTGATGTAATGTGATAGTGACAGCCTTAATCCTGATGATTTGTATCTGTtgtgttggaggacggaaacatggaaaacctgCTGGATTGCGCCCCTGGAGGACAACAGTCGCCCATCCCTGGTTTAGAGGGACtcttcaaagaaaagaaaaaaaaagcggttCACCTTGGTTGTACTGAATTGCTTCCCGAGCCGAACTCTGCCTCCACCTCGGCGGGTGTATCCGAGGGTCTTCTTGCTCTTTGATGCTCCTATCTCACCGTTTGGAGGTAGATGGAGCTCGAAGAACAAAATCTAAACAAGGACGTGCGTGATGAGACACTTAAGATTTCATGCTTCCTAGACTCTCCTCTAAGCAAATAAAACTAACCTGCGCTATGTCATCGACGGAGGTAAGGGAGAAGCTGTGCCCCGCCAGCTCGTACGCTTGAGATTCTAGCTCTGCCAGTTTGGCTTGCATCACATGCTTTTGTCTCTCACACTCATCTACACTGAAGCCCACTCCGTTAAGTTCCAGCAGAGCCAGACACACTTGCGATGGCATCTCGACGCTCCGGAAGGATTCTGCGCAGGCcgtgacatgacatgacatgtcaAGTCAAAATTGCTCACAACGTATCTTACATCTTATCTAATCATACCAAGCATGCCATCTTTGTCGAGAAGAGTGTTGAGATGGTTCATGACGGCGTATACAAGCACACTAGTGGTCGCGGCCCTCACGCGGGGACAGTGGGCGTGCGCATTCCCAAGGCCGTCCAACAGAGGGAGCTCTTCTGGACAGTAGACCGTGATCATATTAGCTAGAGTCCTTGCCTCAGTGCCGGGGTCCATCAGCCAGCACGCCAcctcgggggaaaaaaacatcagcaaacATTAGGAAGACAGCAAATGGCGTTTGAAGACGAATTATATCAAGCATGGTGTagtacagaggtgggcaatctcggtcctcgagggccgtagtcctgcaggttttggaggtttctcacttccaacgcaagctgattccaatcaacaggctcattatcaggcttatgcagagcttgctgatgagctgatcatatatcagctgtgttggaggaaggcaacctgcaaaacctgcaggactctggccctcgatgcccacctctggtgtagTATGTGACTTTATAGGGCAATAATATTTGCTCAGTTGAAATGTGATGGGCCATACATCAGCAACAGTGGCTCTCCTTTCCTACTTGTCAGGGCATTAGAGTAAGTGCACAGTGTTACCTTGGCTTATGAGTTTTTATTCTACTCTTAACTCAAATCACTTGAATCtcaatcacccattgaaattaatatgTCCTGCTAAAAAgccccccaaaatatatattcctgtatatatatataaaaaaataaaaataaatgccactATTTCATTTAGTACACATTTTTCCCAACtaatccaatccactttatttctatagcacattttataaactaCTATTTCCAAAGTGCGGCACATTGAGATCCGCACAGTACCATACACATAAAGTCTAAAACCAACTATAAttaaaaacagtcaataaaatacaacaagtagaataaaaaataaatacatttaaaaaaaaaaaaaaatttaactaagaaaaatagcactctttCTTTCTCACTCGTATTGTGCTCTTACCTTGGGGTCTTCACATTTCCCCTCCAAGCTGATGCCGCAGCTCAGCACCAGCTTCTTGTACATTTGGATGACGTCATACGTGACAACCGTGGCGGCAGCTGAAGGCCGGCTGAGTAGGGCCTTCACATGCTCGAGCCTCGCACCCACTGGTAAACCCTCATCCAGATCCGGAGGGGCAAGACTTAAACTCAATCCTGAGAAACAATAAAAACTGTGTGACCTCAttcctgcgtgtgtgtgtgtgtgtgtgtgtgtacctttgTTTTGCTTTCGCTGAAAGGATACGTAGAATGCATCTCTTGCTCCCCAGCAGACAGACAGTCCAGTCAGCAGCAGTCCATCACTGCCTCTTACAGGAAAACCATCAGCACCTTGGAACTTTGGTTGTGCTGTTGACACAAAGCGCATCCACACTAATCACATTTTCCCGcaaatgcaaaaaacaactGCATTGATTACCTCTCTTATCCTTCCCTCCCATTTCCACTTCTGTCTCCAGCTGGTGTTCGACCCTTTCACAGGCCAAAGCCAGAGAGTAGCGTTCTTTGGTTTCCCACTCCTTGACGAAGGTGTCGAAAAGATACTTGTCACTTGAAACGTCGATGATGGAGAACGCGCTACAGTTACTGGAGGAGAGCGATGCATCTTGGGAGAGCTGAAGGGAGAAACCCTCGTAGGAGTCCGGAGAAGGACTTCGGTTGGGGTTTGTGGGAGACTGGTGTCGGGAACCGGATGTCCCCTTGGTGCGCTGCTCTGTTTCACGCGCGGATTTGGAAAAAGCTCCTGGCAGATCACTGGTGGGACATTTTGGAGTTTTCCCAGGTAAAATGCCCGAGGGGGTCGACTGACTGAGCGGCTGGAGGGTGACAGGCGACTGGATAGACGTAGTGGTGAGCTTTATTCTGGGTGTCACAGATGGTGTCTCCTGAGTGGGTGGTATCAAGTCTCCAGCACAGCCCAACCTTTGCGTTCCGATCTCTGTTGACTCACTTGATGTTTGTGGCTGAACAGAATCTAACTCGGGGTTTGTATTGATAGGCTTCGGGCATTTTCTCCTCTCCTGCATGGAAGGAGGAGACTGTCTGGGAGCCTGTGCTTGGCATAAAGGAGGAATTTGCTTATTATTGTCCATGTGGCCCAATGTACTGTTTTGCACAGGCTGATCAGACATACTGGGCCAGCAATCGAATATCTCCTGCAGACCAGGACTGCAATGCAAGGTGATGTGAGGTGCAAGTGATTGTTTTGAAACGACGTCGTCGGACGATACAGAGATGATTTCACCTTCCTGTTCCTTCTTGTCACATTCCTCACTTAGCCTTCCCTTGCTCATTCCGGGTGGTAAACATTGTTGGTCAGCTTGCGCGGATGTTAGGTGCTGGTCAGGAAGAACGTGACCTTCCAGGTGTCCGGCTTCCTGCCTCTCCAGAAAATGCTCGCCCACCAGCAAAGAGTCGCCCCACTCCGACAGGTTGAAAGAGGACTCGCCCCACTGGATCGCTTCATGCTTCTCCGCCTCCTGGTTGACGAGGAGCTCGCTGCGACGTTTCTCCTGGGGGGACAGTCGGGGGTGGATGCCCCTCGCTTGTGGGCTGTCCTGCTCCCCGTTGGCTAATCGATCCTCGTCCGTCTGGTGCGGGCTCAGAGAGTTCACATACAGACTGTCGAACAAGAAGCTGCTGCTTCTGTTTGGATCCTCcacagcagcagcggcggcgtTATGGTCAGTAGAATTCTGCGGAAACAACACAACCGAATATACCATTAATTACCACTTAATTCTCGTGATATGGAAAAAGCACTAAGCTTttatgatgttatcagagtatTTACATAGCCATCCCATCAATCAAGATCAGATTTTGTTACTGTTCCACTCTttaaacagttgggtcaaaaataacctaaattgagtcaaaaagggactgccacaacttttggggttatttCTTTAATCCAAAAAGTAGGATCAAATggataacccacaaaacagccCTTTTTTCGTGGGGTTAATCacttgacccaacattttgggttaaatttGGGTCAGTTTCtttttaacccaatttgggctatttttgacccaactgttttttttagatattgtTTTTGAACAATTATGTGTAaacctttcacatccaaagtattAGATATTTTTTCCTCGTTATGTTTGGGGTCTCTCACATTTCCAAAATTggttaagatgttaaaaatctgTATGTGTGTACCTGGCTTTACAGTAGCTGATAATTCATATTTCacgtcaaaaaataacccaactatgggaatcatgctttgtgggttattcatttcaccCAAGAAGTTGGGTCTAATTGACCCAAATTGtggtcggtccatttttgaaaaAGGCTAGGGTTAgggaaaaacagttgggttaaaagaGACTTGCCCAAATGTAACCAAAAAAGTGGATTAGGTGAATAATTTTAGAACAGTTGGGTAatttaacccaatttgggttaaacaaaaaaaaaggggggggggagaagtcAATTACTTGGGTCTATATTCTATTTTGGGATTTTAGGGTGTGAGGGTGGGGGTTTTGTATAGAAAATGACCAAGTGCTGggtcaaaacaacccagaaggttgggtcaaatcaaGTTAAtgggtcggtccaatttttgaccaaaccAAACCTAGCAGTTTTAAAGGTGCAGAAAGTTGGGTAAAATGAATAACGCACAAAACAACCTATTTTTTGGTcgttcatttgacccaaaaattaggtcagtccatttttgacccaagttgggttatttttggccGAAATGTTTTAAGAGTGAACACAACTAGTGATCTGAACCAAACTACACCATTTGGTGGAAACAAGGACATGTGGGAAAATGACATAGTTGCGGTGATCATGACTCACCTGATGACTGGTGTCAAGAATGAGCCCCATTTGGCTGTCGGTCAGAGAAATATTGAACAGGAGGCGTTTGCTGTTGGGGGCTTCAACTCCAGCTTCTGCCATTGCCTGAATCCCGTTCAAATCACGCGGATGTCCATCATTTCTATCGTGGTTTTCTAATTCTGGCTGGACAAATATCCGTTCCGTCTGCGTGTCCAATTCAAAACTGTCAACAAACATTTCTTCTCCCTGTTTAAGCTCTAGCTGCAAGTCTTCATTTGGATCCTTTCCTGCGTAGAGATCTGGAGATGAAAATGTGTCCGCCTCTGCATCCTCCACACATCTTCGCTTGGTCTCAGGTGTGAATAATGAGGCTGAGGCAGGACGAGAAGAGTCGGACATGTCTTGTTTATCCAGAGGAAGTGTCGTTAGGGCCTCTTGAGCAGAACCAGGTAAAAAATCAACAGCGTTTAAGGCACGTGAAGTCAGCCTGATAGAGTCTTGTGGCTTTTTGTCAGTTTGGATGGATTGAAGGACTTTGTTGAGGATCCTTGAATGCTTCAGTTTCCCTGGCTGCATCGGTAATACCCCAAGCCTTGAGGCATCATCAACATCTGATgtctttgtgtgaataattggGTCTTTTTCTAACCTGGAACTTGGCGCTCTCAACCGGGGAAGAGGCAGTAGGGGCAGATCCGGCTCAGGAGGTTGTTGGAGTTGAAGCATCGGGCTGGACAGAATCTCAGCCAATTCTTGTGTCATACTTCTCACTGGACCATTTGGCTGATGTGTGTCCTTTCGGATTGAAACTAATGTTTGCGCCTCCTTGCTTCTTGGCGCTTTCTTTTCCAGCTTATCATCACTTTCTGTTTCACCAGCTTTGGATTCCTTTCTCTGTTCATTCTTTCCTTCTGTCACACTACACGCAAGAACTTCATGGCCTGACTTTTCTCTTGCACTCAAGTCCTTCTTGCTTTGCTTCTCTACTTTTGTCTTGATAACTGTCATGTCCATCTTGTTTATCTGAACAGTATCTTCCTCTTGGTGGTCTTTAATACCATCAGCCTGACCTTTTTGCGGGCTACGGAGAGCAGGAGCACCAGAGGGAAGAGTTGCCGGGTCCCACCGAATGCCCAGCTGTGCCAGGTCTCCCTGAAGGAGGAGCTTTGCCTCCGATACAATCGCAACGGCCGCCTCCTGCTCGGTCAGAGCCCGCCCGCCGCTCACCCACACGCAGCGGAGGTTCCGTCGCTCCACAGCCTCCACTTCGCTCTCATCCACTGCACGCTTGGAGCTGAGGAAAacccaaaatgttctttgtgTACGCAAAATCTGCACCATAATGGGACTGTGATATAGATGTCTGCGGGGGTTTGCTGCAGTTTCAGTTCAAAAACGACATTTTACATACTCACAGTCACTCCTACCTCTTAAACGGGACAGCGTTCCTCAGAGCTTTCTCCACATCAGTGACTGAAGCTCTGGCAAGTTCGGCGACAGTGCACAAGCCTTGTGCGTAGAGAGCTCGGGCCCTCGTCGCAGTCAGAAGGGAAACCCTTACCAGGTCCACGAGCTCACGTTGGACGCCGAAGCTCAGCCTGGTCTGGTACTGCGACAGCAGCAGCTCCATGTTGCCCCAGCCCAGACGCCTGCAGAACACTGTCACCATACCTAAGGGATGAATGAAGCAAcagccattaaataataatgctgtGCCTTTTGATGTACTTGTCGTATTTCAGCTAAATTTGAACATATTAGTATGTACAGTTTTTCATGCATTGATTTTGAGTACCTGCATATGTGGCGGCAGACTGTTGGAGAGACTGCAACTGCCCTCGATTGCAGTTGTATTTGGATGCCACTGCTCCCAAAGGTACCTCTTTTACCAGATCCTGCAGTACGAGAGTGGTGAAGAACCTGTGGAGGGCACACCAAAAAAGATGGATGTCATTCTTATTGATGTAAACATCTTGAAATTAGTATCCGTGAATGTAAATTTGGTTTTGACAAAcagaaataaattcattaaaacgttgcaattttctactaaagAATATACAGTAAACCTCGcattagcattatgctaaccCTTTACACTCCTGCATTCAGCCAATCAGTGACACGCTGTAATTATATTGCTTTTGCATCTTTACATAATGTAAATGTATGCATTACCTTTTGTGAATTGCCATTTGTCTGCGTTGCATCTCAGTCTTGGCGACAAGTTTCCCCCCGACTGAGCGAGCCAGGAAACCCTCCTGgacgcccactaactcggccaCTCTCTTCATCGATGAGGACAGCTGCTCCCACAGACAGAAGAACTGATACCAATCTATTGTGGTCCATTCTGCATACAGTGGAGTGATCTGGTGGGGAAAGTTTCCAATAATATTTATGGTACAAGTGAAATTGGATTTGTATAACTTTTACTTTAAACAATACCAGATAGAGAATGTGCAGGTCATTTTCCAGTACAAAGCCCTTCATAGCCCGCTGGAGATCTGCAAATATTCCAAGCGCCTCGGCAGGAGAGAGGGAGGACGACAGAGTGGCAGCACCGAGCTGAGTGGGACAGTATTGCTCCTCTgtaaatgcacacaaacaaagccAAGTGGATTGGTGCTTGAATACCCCAGCCAAGAATTTGTTGTTGAAGAGAGGCTTTAGACAGTGAATACATTCATACCAGTATGGTTATTATTGGATTTAGTATTTTATGGTCTACAATAGTACTGTCTGTATCATATTTGTTATAGCTgtttttgggttgggtcatggggTCATATGATGTTGAgagttgttatgcagttgctatttcccttgtgattatatttgtagttgatgatgatgtattaccCGCTTTAAGTTTGTCTAgttactcttattttgtagttacaATGTCCTTCATGATAATGTCAGTTGCTATgaagttgctatgtcccttgtgatattTGTAGTTATAAACatttgctatgtcccttatgatgatgtatgagccactcttagtttgtctttgtctagtcactcttattctgtagttgctatgcagttaccaTGTCCCTTATGGTgataatgttgtcagttgctatgcagttgctatagtATTGTATTAGTccctcttagtttgtctagtcacttGTTTTGCCATATATAAGCATTTATTCTGTtatatagaattgtgcattgcccTAAAGAGTTACCGattgacacttttgtcagtacgtCGATGTTCCGTAGCCGAGGTTTTCTCTGAGCACATTGAGGTTTCCTGTCCTGACTCTTCCATGCAAGCTTTCTTCCGTGCAAGCTGTTCTTACATGTGTTCGAGGTTGCTTCCatgcatccagccc of the Vanacampus margaritifer isolate UIUO_Vmar chromosome 7, RoL_Vmar_1.0, whole genome shotgun sequence genome contains:
- the polq gene encoding DNA polymerase theta isoform X1 → MSAPGPLKRKCYMGQHKIKKKKSDEPTHNDNLLKTTDNLSGRGVTMGVAPGESTLALDEEILHVMQTVPPGNNAPDAQQKMHVSTDEEFHSIQENALKQNGKKPSRRANCKDLAQRLLFGENLKESQQPAGCQKSNNSSPAPACVRKDTKSHQGAETSTFRQKLSSNKDQKGLENSNGGPSHDASGDYILFSPIHIAAAVKRSKLQQSPQNQSTSVLTVPSGLQHCTLSDTLPQPGVALCVPDAQSDKLLLSSWGLPTPVLECYRKHRVTHMFDWQAQCLSLGQVLQGGNLVYSAPTSAGKTLVSELLMLKRVLETKRKALLILPFVSVAKEKMHYLQSIFEEAGVRVDGFMGSTSAAGGFAAVDVAVCTIEKANSLINRLIEEGNMDLLGMVVVDELHMVGDSGRGYLLELLLTKIRYVAQKRSTTGSLSEGVQVVGMSATLPNLSLLADWLGAELYQTDYRPVPLHEHLKVGCNIYDKSLSVVRQFTSALQIKGDDEHIVSLCYETVREGHSVLLFCPSKNWCEKLADSIAREFYHLKHTERESDSEPQPVCLDQGGLLDVIAQLSRTPAGLDPILKRTVPWGVAFHHAGLTFDERDVLEGAFRQGMVRVLAATSTLSSGVNLPARRVIIRTPTFNGHLLDPLTYKQMAGRAGRKGVDTTGESVLVCKEAERQKGISLLTGALQPIRSCLVKREGEGVTTSMLRAILEIIVGGVARTPQDVRLYASCSLLAASTKCNSKEETKGESNKGAIEACVEWLMENEFISVQKDGQEEQYCPTQLGAATLSSSLSPAEALGIFADLQRAMKGFVLENDLHILYLITPLYAEWTTIDWYQFFCLWEQLSSSMKRVAELVGVQEGFLARSVGGKLVAKTEMQRRQMAIHKRFFTTLVLQDLVKEVPLGAVASKYNCNRGQLQSLQQSAATYAGMVTVFCRRLGWGNMELLLSQYQTRLSFGVQRELVDLVRVSLLTATRARALYAQGLCTVAELARASVTDVEKALRNAVPFKSSKRAVDESEVEAVERRNLRCVWVSGGRALTEQEAAVAIVSEAKLLLQGDLAQLGIRWDPATLPSGAPALRSPQKGQADGIKDHQEEDTVQINKMDMTVIKTKVEKQSKKDLSAREKSGHEVLACSVTEGKNEQRKESKAGETESDDKLEKKAPRSKEAQTLVSIRKDTHQPNGPVRSMTQELAEILSSPMLQLQQPPEPDLPLLPLPRLRAPSSRLEKDPIIHTKTSDVDDASRLGVLPMQPGKLKHSRILNKVLQSIQTDKKPQDSIRLTSRALNAVDFLPGSAQEALTTLPLDKQDMSDSSRPASASLFTPETKRRCVEDAEADTFSSPDLYAGKDPNEDLQLELKQGEEMFVDSFELDTQTERIFVQPELENHDRNDGHPRDLNGIQAMAEAGVEAPNSKRLLFNISLTDSQMGLILDTSHQNSTDHNAAAAAVEDPNRSSSFLFDSLYVNSLSPHQTDEDRLANGEQDSPQARGIHPRLSPQEKRRSELLVNQEAEKHEAIQWGESSFNLSEWGDSLLVGEHFLERQEAGHLEGHVLPDQHLTSAQADQQCLPPGMSKGRLSEECDKKEQEGEIISVSSDDVVSKQSLAPHITLHCSPGLQEIFDCWPSMSDQPVQNSTLGHMDNNKQIPPLCQAQAPRQSPPSMQERRKCPKPINTNPELDSVQPQTSSESTEIGTQRLGCAGDLIPPTQETPSVTPRIKLTTTSIQSPVTLQPLSQSTPSGILPGKTPKCPTSDLPGAFSKSARETEQRTKGTSGSRHQSPTNPNRSPSPDSYEGFSLQLSQDASLSSSNCSAFSIIDVSSDKYLFDTFVKEWETKERYSLALACERVEHQLETEVEMGGKDKRAQPKFQGADGFPVRGSDGLLLTGLSVCWGARDAFYVSFQRKQNKGLSLSLAPPDLDEGLPVGARLEHVKALLSRPSAAATVVTYDVIQMYKKLVLSCGISLEGKCEDPKVACWLMDPGTEARTLANMITVYCPEELPLLDGLGNAHAHCPRVRAATTSVLVYAVMNHLNTLLDKDGMLESFRSVEMPSQVCLALLELNGVGFSVDECERQKHVMQAKLAELESQAYELAGHSFSLTSVDDIAQILFFELHLPPNGEIGASKSKKTLGYTRRGGGRVRLGKQFSTTKDVLEKLRPLHPLPGAILEWRRITNALTKVVFPLQREKQYHATLAMDRIYPIAQTHTATGRVSFTEPNIQNVPKDFDIDMPTVVGESPPLQDGRYKGKHGKKRRSLAPSVPNSEAANRGPSFSVSMRHAFVTFSGGMMLAVDYSQLELRVLAHLSKDQRLLQVLNGGADVFRCIAGEWKSVDPDTVNDNLRQQAKQICYGIIYGMGAKSLGEQMGVEENDAACYIESFKARYKGINCFLRETVKKCIKDGYVQTLMGRRRYLPGITSTNPHVKAHAERQAVNTTVQGSAADIVKRATINIHRRLRKTYPKAPLSHQHTHAGTGSYPRRGAHLRGAYFVLQLHDELFYETTEENLIQVAQIVKREMESAVKLYVKLKAKVKAGPSWGNLQDLDI